A region of the Methanobrevibacter olleyae genome:
TTAACATCATTTTAATATTATAAATTAGCATCAATTTTTAATATTATAAATTAACATCAATTTTTAATATTTTTTTAATTTAATTTAATTTTAGGATTAGTTAATAAAACTAAGTACTAATAAATTTATATTAAAACAAGTATAAAATAATAACTATGATAACCGCAGATTTTTCTATATTGCCTATGGGCATAGAAGGAACCGAAATTAGTGAATATGTAACAAGAGCAGTTGAAATTATTGATGCATCTGGATTAAACTATCAATTAACTGCTATGGGAACTCAAATAGAAACAGATGATTTAAGAAAATTATATCAAGTATGTGCTGATGTTCAAGAAGCAATATTTGAAAT
Encoded here:
- a CDS encoding MTH1187 family thiamine-binding protein; its protein translation is MITADFSILPMGIEGTEISEYVTRAVEIIDASGLNYQLTAMGTQIETDDLRKLYQVCADVQEAIFEMGSGRVYSVLKVDDRRDRENRTLEAKIKTVENLMMKNKDK